A section of the Oreochromis niloticus isolate F11D_XX linkage group LG9, O_niloticus_UMD_NMBU, whole genome shotgun sequence genome encodes:
- the bdh1 gene encoding D-beta-hydroxybutyrate dehydrogenase, mitochondrial, giving the protein MASLPALRAVLLVAFSVFLTVVLGFGLPALLNAFMRMLGLPETSVTECIVALYAFFVLYVATPRIPRGLVEVKGKAVLITGCDTGFGYALAKHLHKLGFTVFAGCLLKDKGGDGAKELEELHSDRMKVVQLDVCNEEQVNKAVEHIKESLGESEAVLWAVVNNAGVSTFGEVEFTSMDTYKHVSEVNLWGTIRVTKAVLPLIRRAKGRVVNVASMYGRMGNIMRSPYCISKYAVEAFSDCLRYEMKAWGVKVSVIEPGNFIVATGILTRDIVATTANKLWTEAPSEVKEDYGKTHFEQNMALMRSYCSSGQKDSVSVLDDITDAIMSKRPHTRYSPMEPHWWIRMQVMTHLPGAISDLLYF; this is encoded by the exons ATGGCCTCGCTGCCCGCGCTCCGAGCGGTACTCCTGGTGGCATTTTCGGTTTTCCTCACGGTGGTGCTGGGTTTTGGACTCCCTGCTCTCCTGAACGCGTTCATGAGGATGCTGGGGTTGCCGGAGACGAGCGTGACCGAGTGCATAGTTGCGCTGTACGCTTTTTTTGTCCTGTACGTGGCGACGCCTCGAATTCCAAGAGGACTGGTGGAG GTGAAAGGGAAAGCCGTGCTTATTACAGGCtgtgacactggatttggttaCGCTCTCGCCAAACATCTGCACAAGCTTGGCTTTACGGTCTTTGCCGGATGTCTTCTCAAG GATAAAGGTGGAGACGGTGCAAAGGAGCTTGAGGAACTTCATTCAGATCGAATGAAGGTCGTGCAGCTGGACGTGTGCAATGAAGAGCAGGTGAACAAGGCAGTGGAACACATCAAAGAGAGCCTGGGTGAATCTGAAGCGG TTCTCTGGGCTGTGGTGAATAATGCCGGTGTGTCAACGTTTGGAGAGGTCGAATTTACCTCCATGGACACCTACAAGCACGTGTCAGAGGTCAACTTGTGGGGCACCATCAGGGTGACTAAAGCCGTTTTGCCGTTAATCCGCAGGGCAAAGG GCCGTGTCGTGAACGTGGCCAGCATGTATGGGAGGATGGGCAACATCATGAGGTCACCGTACTGCATTTCCAAATACGCCGTGGAAGCCTTTTCTGACTGCCTCCGCTACGAGATGAAAGCGTGGGGCGTAAAAGTGTCTGTAATCGAACCGGGCAACTTCATTGTGGCCACTGgcatcctgacccgcgacatcGTGGCCACCACGGCCAATAAGCTGTGGACCGAGGCGCCCTCGGAGGTGAAGGAGGATTATGGGAAGACCCACTTTGAGCAGAACATGGCTCTGATGCGCTCTTACTGCAGCAGCGGGCAGAAGGATTCGGTCTCCGTGCTGGATGACATCACCGACGCCATCATGTCCAAGCGTCCTCACACGCGCTACAGCCCCATGGAGCCGCACTGGTGGATCAGAATGCAGGTGATGACCCACCTGCCGGGCGCCATATCTGACCTCCTTTACTTCTAG
- the nck1b gene encoding cytoplasmic protein NCK1 isoform X1 yields MTEEVIVIAKFDYMAQQDQELDIKKNERLWLLDDSKSWWRVRNATNKTGFVPSNYVERKNSARKASIVKNLKDTLGIGKVKSRKGGMRDPAPNADPDMNADNGERLYDLNLPALVKFSYAAEREDELSLVKGTRVVVMEKCSDGWWRGSYNGRSGWFPSNYVTEDVDGTAGGGGMGGLDPAGSLTEKLAAVVNITANGNRVLHTVQALYPFSSGNDEELNFEKGEVMEVVEKPENDPEWWKCRKADGQLGLVPKNYVTVLDSTSHKPQAGPAGPPTPECDYILPSGSGRFAGKEWYYGKVTRHQAEVALNQRGIEGDFLIRDSESSPNDFSISLKAQSKNKHFKVQLKENLYCIGQRKFNSMEELVEHYKKAPIFTSEQGDKLYLIKALAAS; encoded by the exons ATGACGGAAGAGGTGATTGTCATCGCCAAATTTGACTACATGGCCCAGCAGGACCAGGAGCTGGACATCAAGAAAAACGAGCGTCTCTGGCTTCTCGATGACTCAAAGTCCTGGTGGAGGGTTCGAAATGCCACCAACAAAACGGGCTTTGTGCCGTCCAACTatgtggaaaggaaaaacagtGCCAGGAAAGCATCTATAGTCAAGAATCTCAAAGACACACTAG gaatTGGGAAAGTGAAGAGCAGAAAGGGGGGTATGAGAGATCCAGCCCCTAATGCTGACCCAGATATGAATGCAGATAACGGAGAGAGGCTGTATGACCTCAACCTTCCCGCCTTGGTCAAGTTCAGCTACGCAGCAGAGCGTGAGGATGAGCTGTCTCTGGTGAAGGGAACACGTGTGGTGGTGATGGAGAAGTGCAGCGACGGCTGGTGGCGCGGTAGCTACAATGGACGGTCAGGCTGGTTTCCGTCCAACTATGTGACGGAGGACGTGGATGGGACGGCGGGGGGAGGGGGCATGGGCGGACTCGACCCTGCCGGATCGCTGACCGAGAAACTGGCTGCGGTGGTGAACATCACCGCGAACGGAAACAGAGTGCTGCACACAGTTCAGGCGCTCTACCCGTTCAGCTCAGGCAACGACGAGGAACTAAACTTTGAGAAGGGCGAGGTAATGGAGGTGGTGGAGAAGCCCGAGAATGACCCGGAGTGGTGGAAGTGCCGCAAAGCGGATGGACAGCTGGGCTTGGTGCCCAAGAACTACGTCACTGTGCTGGACTCCACCTCCCATAAACCGCAAGCGGGGCCCGCTGGGCCGCCCACACCCGAGTGTGACTACATCTTGCCATCAGGCAGCGGGCGCTTTGCGGGGAAGGAGTGGTACTACGGAAAGGTGACGCGCCACCAGGCAGAGGTGGCGCTCAATCAAAGAGGCATAGAGGGAGACTTCCTCATCCGAGACAGCGAGTCATCG cCAAACGACTTTTCCATCTCCCTGAAGGCGCAGAGCAAGAACAAGCATTTCAAAGTGCAGCTGAAGGAAAACCTTTACTGCATCGGACAGCGCAAGTTCAACTCTATGGAAGAGCTTGTTGAACACTACAAAAAGGCCCCCATCTTCACCAGTGAGCAGGGAGACAAACTGTACCTGATTAAAGCCTTGGCTGCTTCCTGA
- the nck1b gene encoding cytoplasmic protein NCK1 isoform X2 yields the protein MDMANLFKHFFRIGKVKSRKGGMRDPAPNADPDMNADNGERLYDLNLPALVKFSYAAEREDELSLVKGTRVVVMEKCSDGWWRGSYNGRSGWFPSNYVTEDVDGTAGGGGMGGLDPAGSLTEKLAAVVNITANGNRVLHTVQALYPFSSGNDEELNFEKGEVMEVVEKPENDPEWWKCRKADGQLGLVPKNYVTVLDSTSHKPQAGPAGPPTPECDYILPSGSGRFAGKEWYYGKVTRHQAEVALNQRGIEGDFLIRDSESSPNDFSISLKAQSKNKHFKVQLKENLYCIGQRKFNSMEELVEHYKKAPIFTSEQGDKLYLIKALAAS from the exons ATGGACATGGCTAACCTATTCAAACATTTCTTTC gaatTGGGAAAGTGAAGAGCAGAAAGGGGGGTATGAGAGATCCAGCCCCTAATGCTGACCCAGATATGAATGCAGATAACGGAGAGAGGCTGTATGACCTCAACCTTCCCGCCTTGGTCAAGTTCAGCTACGCAGCAGAGCGTGAGGATGAGCTGTCTCTGGTGAAGGGAACACGTGTGGTGGTGATGGAGAAGTGCAGCGACGGCTGGTGGCGCGGTAGCTACAATGGACGGTCAGGCTGGTTTCCGTCCAACTATGTGACGGAGGACGTGGATGGGACGGCGGGGGGAGGGGGCATGGGCGGACTCGACCCTGCCGGATCGCTGACCGAGAAACTGGCTGCGGTGGTGAACATCACCGCGAACGGAAACAGAGTGCTGCACACAGTTCAGGCGCTCTACCCGTTCAGCTCAGGCAACGACGAGGAACTAAACTTTGAGAAGGGCGAGGTAATGGAGGTGGTGGAGAAGCCCGAGAATGACCCGGAGTGGTGGAAGTGCCGCAAAGCGGATGGACAGCTGGGCTTGGTGCCCAAGAACTACGTCACTGTGCTGGACTCCACCTCCCATAAACCGCAAGCGGGGCCCGCTGGGCCGCCCACACCCGAGTGTGACTACATCTTGCCATCAGGCAGCGGGCGCTTTGCGGGGAAGGAGTGGTACTACGGAAAGGTGACGCGCCACCAGGCAGAGGTGGCGCTCAATCAAAGAGGCATAGAGGGAGACTTCCTCATCCGAGACAGCGAGTCATCG cCAAACGACTTTTCCATCTCCCTGAAGGCGCAGAGCAAGAACAAGCATTTCAAAGTGCAGCTGAAGGAAAACCTTTACTGCATCGGACAGCGCAAGTTCAACTCTATGGAAGAGCTTGTTGAACACTACAAAAAGGCCCCCATCTTCACCAGTGAGCAGGGAGACAAACTGTACCTGATTAAAGCCTTGGCTGCTTCCTGA